One region of Azoarcus sp. CIB genomic DNA includes:
- the meaB gene encoding methylmalonyl Co-A mutase-associated GTPase MeaB produces the protein MHPPSPLPDEIAAGSRPALARALTAIENDLPGADALLASLAGRMGRAHVVGITGAPGVGKSTLINVLLGELVLRGKRVAVVAVDPSSPVSGGALLGDRVRMGTHGSDERVFIRSLSSRGQLGGLSRTSARAVDLFDAAGFDVVIVETVGVGQSEVEVARLADTRIVVCAPGLGDEVQAIKAGVLEIADILVVNKADSPVAAATVRDLEARGGARGEGWEVPVLTTVATRGEGVAALADRIDSHAQVAGVARRLKTRSAAPAPTPSAPATDDQLFAQLERWRAEGRGVALATVVRTWGSSPRPDGSHLAVEQGGAFVGSVSGGCIEGAVIGEAQDSIADGKARLLEFGVSDEQAWEVGLACGGRVQVLVERVDDDLFAPLLAARREKRPVVVVTRLGDGAHALVFDDAVAGALPLDDAQLAETRARLAANRSGALAVGEGANEGANEAALFVRCHVGAPRMIIVGAVHITQALAPMAAIAGFDVVVVDPRRAFATAERLPNVEVSTEWPDEALERLKLDAQTAVITLTHDPKLDDPALTIALTSPAFYIGSLGSTRTHAKRVARLTEAGLADAIPRIRAPVGLDLGGRAPAEIAVAILAEVIQARHGR, from the coding sequence ATGCATCCGCCAAGCCCGCTCCCCGACGAGATCGCGGCCGGTTCGCGCCCGGCGCTCGCCCGCGCATTGACTGCGATCGAGAATGATCTGCCCGGCGCCGACGCCTTGCTCGCGTCGCTCGCCGGCCGAATGGGCCGCGCGCACGTGGTTGGCATCACCGGGGCGCCAGGCGTCGGCAAGTCGACCCTGATCAACGTCTTGCTCGGCGAACTGGTGCTACGTGGCAAGCGTGTCGCCGTCGTCGCCGTCGATCCTTCGAGTCCGGTCAGCGGCGGCGCCTTGCTTGGCGACCGGGTACGCATGGGCACGCACGGCAGTGACGAGCGCGTCTTCATCCGCTCGCTGTCGTCGCGCGGCCAGCTCGGCGGGCTGTCCCGGACAAGCGCTCGGGCGGTGGACCTTTTCGACGCAGCCGGCTTCGACGTCGTCATCGTCGAGACCGTCGGCGTCGGCCAGTCGGAAGTCGAAGTCGCACGCCTGGCCGACACGCGCATTGTCGTATGCGCGCCAGGCCTCGGCGACGAGGTGCAGGCGATCAAGGCCGGCGTGCTCGAGATCGCCGATATTCTCGTCGTGAACAAGGCCGATTCGCCGGTCGCCGCGGCCACCGTGCGCGACCTCGAAGCGCGCGGCGGCGCGCGCGGCGAAGGCTGGGAGGTGCCCGTCCTGACCACGGTGGCGACGCGCGGCGAGGGCGTGGCGGCGCTGGCGGACCGCATCGATTCTCATGCGCAGGTAGCGGGCGTCGCTCGACGCCTCAAAACCCGCAGCGCCGCGCCGGCGCCCACCCCGTCCGCGCCGGCGACGGACGACCAGCTCTTCGCCCAGCTCGAGCGCTGGCGCGCCGAGGGCCGCGGCGTCGCGCTCGCGACCGTCGTGCGCACTTGGGGATCGTCCCCGCGCCCCGATGGGAGCCACCTCGCGGTCGAGCAGGGCGGCGCCTTCGTCGGTTCGGTCTCGGGCGGCTGCATCGAGGGCGCCGTGATCGGCGAGGCGCAGGATTCGATCGCCGACGGCAAGGCGCGGCTACTGGAATTCGGCGTCAGCGACGAGCAGGCGTGGGAAGTGGGGCTGGCGTGCGGCGGTCGCGTGCAGGTGCTCGTCGAGCGCGTCGATGACGATTTGTTCGCTCCGCTCCTGGCCGCGCGGCGCGAAAAACGCCCGGTCGTGGTCGTAACCCGGCTCGGCGACGGCGCGCACGCGCTAGTCTTCGACGACGCCGTCGCAGGCGCGCTCCCCCTCGATGACGCCCAGCTCGCCGAGACGCGCGCGCGGCTCGCCGCGAACCGCAGCGGTGCGCTCGCCGTGGGGGAGGGGGCAAATGAGGGGGCGAATGAGGCCGCGCTCTTCGTGCGCTGCCACGTCGGCGCGCCGCGCATGATCATCGTCGGTGCGGTGCACATCACCCAGGCGCTCGCGCCGATGGCGGCCATTGCCGGATTCGACGTCGTGGTCGTCGACCCGCGCCGTGCGTTCGCGACGGCTGAACGGCTGCCGAACGTCGAGGTGTCGACGGAGTGGCCGGACGAGGCTCTCGAACGCCTGAAGCTAGACGCTCAGACTGCTGTCATCACGCTGACGCACGACCCCAAGCTCGACGATCCGGCGCTGACGATCGCGCTCACGAGCCCCGCCTTCTACATCGGCTCGCTCGGCAGCACGCGCACGCACGCGAAGCGCGTCGCACGGCTCACCGAGGCAGGACTGGCCGACGCGATTCCGCGCATCCGCGCGCCCGTCGGCCTCGATCTGGGCGGCCGCGCGCCCGCCGAGATCGCGGTCGCGATCCTCGCCGAGGTGATCCAGGCGAGGCACGGCCGATGA
- a CDS encoding RidA family protein — translation MQFLQPPGWVRPKGYSNGVATSGRMVFVAGQVGWDENEKFQTDDLVGQVRQALTNIVAILAQADARPSNIVRMNWYLGDAAEYNARLPEIGAVYRELIGKHFPAMTALQVAGFVEHGAKVEIEVTAMLPA, via the coding sequence ATGCAATTCCTGCAACCGCCCGGCTGGGTTCGCCCGAAAGGCTATTCGAACGGCGTCGCCACGAGCGGCCGCATGGTGTTCGTCGCGGGCCAGGTCGGCTGGGACGAGAACGAGAAGTTCCAGACCGACGACCTCGTCGGCCAGGTCCGCCAGGCGCTGACCAACATCGTCGCGATCCTCGCGCAGGCCGATGCGCGCCCGTCGAACATCGTGCGCATGAACTGGTATCTCGGCGACGCGGCGGAATACAACGCGCGGCTCCCCGAGATCGGCGCGGTCTATCGCGAGCTGATCGGCAAGCATTTCCCGGCGATGACGGCCTTGCAGGTCGCCGGCTTCGTCGAGCACGGCGCGAAGGTCGAGATCGAAGTGACCGCGATGTTGCCGGCGTAG
- a CDS encoding NAD(P)/FAD-dependent oxidoreductase: MTRPGELKLPHLFKPGKIGKYETKNMVKYGACCVSNYNTRDGYITPRELARTRVIAGTGAGIITNQGAYPDPLGEGKAYFRQVAIFDDKFLPQFETIAQYIHDNGAVAIQQILHAGRYGGIDLGYCIQPSVVPQTLPHFRPPRELTKEQIRAIVMQHADAAKRAIRAGFDGTEVTSFMGYLLANFNSRFTNQRTDEYGGSIENRGRFMRELIDSIKQATPEHPLVVRLNGAELMDRWGGNSEDECFELMQQAVDCGVDMISVTVGWQEAPESSIGRDVAPGHWNYLSAKAKKLFPNTLITFGNRLPDPVMANQCIADGVFDYWEVCRPMLADPELLHKAAEDRLDEVRRCIGSLNCLSRLFRDLPYTCAMNPTLGHEVEPEYHVTPAAVKKKIMIIGAGPAGMEAAITAKRRGHDVTVFEKGDRIGGSLVGYASNDLARPDDLISVIKYYETMARKMEIDVRFNTEANAKFMRSILHQFDVCIVAAGSRTDMNAYRHIPGHDKLVDALDVATGKAKPGKRIVMVGAGKIGLTLAESLCKQGHEVVIVEEDKRIAGDVMPSFKWRHSAWIEELEIRTLTSSMLAGVTNEGAMIRNAKGEETFVEADTVLVSGPRKANHDLFHEFQWMVDELHGAGDAVIPRGLDASIHEGYRLGVRI, encoded by the coding sequence ATGACCCGACCCGGCGAGCTCAAGCTCCCCCACCTGTTCAAACCCGGCAAGATCGGCAAATACGAGACCAAGAACATGGTCAAGTACGGGGCCTGCTGCGTCTCGAACTACAACACGCGCGACGGCTACATCACGCCGCGGGAGCTCGCCCGCACCCGAGTCATCGCCGGCACCGGCGCGGGCATCATCACGAACCAGGGCGCCTATCCGGATCCCCTCGGCGAGGGCAAGGCCTACTTCCGCCAGGTCGCGATCTTCGACGACAAGTTCCTGCCGCAGTTCGAGACCATCGCGCAGTACATCCACGACAACGGCGCCGTCGCGATCCAGCAGATCCTGCACGCCGGCCGCTACGGCGGCATCGACCTGGGCTACTGCATCCAGCCGTCGGTGGTGCCGCAGACGCTGCCGCACTTCCGTCCGCCGCGCGAGCTGACGAAGGAGCAGATCCGCGCGATCGTCATGCAGCACGCCGACGCTGCCAAGCGCGCGATCCGCGCCGGTTTCGACGGCACCGAAGTGACGAGCTTCATGGGCTACCTGCTCGCGAACTTCAACTCGCGCTTCACCAACCAGCGCACCGACGAATACGGCGGCTCGATCGAGAACCGCGGCCGCTTCATGCGCGAACTCATCGACTCGATCAAGCAGGCCACGCCGGAGCATCCGCTCGTCGTGCGCCTGAACGGCGCCGAGCTGATGGACCGCTGGGGTGGCAACAGCGAGGACGAGTGCTTCGAGCTGATGCAGCAGGCGGTCGACTGCGGCGTCGACATGATTTCCGTGACGGTCGGCTGGCAGGAAGCGCCCGAATCGTCGATCGGCCGTGACGTCGCCCCCGGCCACTGGAACTACCTCTCGGCGAAGGCGAAGAAGCTCTTCCCGAACACGTTGATCACCTTCGGCAACCGCCTGCCCGACCCCGTCATGGCGAACCAGTGCATCGCCGACGGCGTCTTCGACTACTGGGAGGTGTGCCGCCCGATGCTCGCCGACCCCGAGCTGCTGCACAAGGCGGCCGAGGACCGGCTCGACGAGGTGCGCCGCTGCATCGGCTCGCTGAACTGCCTGTCGCGGCTCTTCCGCGACCTGCCCTACACCTGCGCGATGAACCCCACGCTCGGCCACGAGGTCGAGCCCGAGTACCACGTCACGCCCGCCGCGGTGAAGAAGAAGATCATGATCATCGGCGCCGGACCCGCCGGCATGGAGGCCGCGATCACCGCGAAGCGCCGCGGCCACGACGTCACCGTGTTCGAGAAGGGCGACCGTATCGGCGGCAGCCTCGTCGGCTACGCGTCGAACGACCTCGCGCGGCCCGACGACCTGATCTCGGTGATCAAGTACTACGAGACGATGGCGCGCAAGATGGAGATCGACGTGCGCTTCAACACCGAGGCCAACGCCAAGTTCATGCGCAGCATCCTGCACCAGTTCGACGTGTGCATCGTCGCCGCCGGCTCGCGCACCGACATGAACGCGTACCGTCACATCCCGGGCCACGACAAGTTGGTCGATGCGCTCGATGTCGCGACCGGCAAGGCGAAGCCGGGCAAGCGCATCGTCATGGTCGGGGCGGGCAAGATCGGCCTCACGCTCGCCGAGTCGCTGTGCAAGCAGGGCCACGAGGTGGTCATCGTCGAAGAGGACAAGCGCATCGCCGGCGATGTCATGCCGTCCTTCAAGTGGCGCCACTCGGCGTGGATCGAGGAGCTCGAGATCCGCACGCTGACGTCGTCGATGCTCGCCGGCGTCACCAACGAGGGCGCGATGATCCGCAACGCGAAGGGCGAGGAGACTTTCGTCGAGGCCGACACGGTGCTCGTGTCCGGGCCGCGCAAGGCGAACCACGACCTCTTCCACGAGTTCCAGTGGATGGTGGACGAGCTGCACGGCGCCGGCGACGCGGTCATACCGCGCGGGCTCGACGCGTCGATCCACGAGGGCTACCGGCTGGGCGTGCGGATCTGA
- a CDS encoding AraC family transcriptional regulator: MTQALMTSLGGRDVLSRFTLFNTRDLDEARNRVAGVFCPHDLKFAGGDSRVNTRMQHAPIRGVSINRLGYGATVAIDAGCLNDFLLVMMPLSGHADVRCGGLTIHSTPDLASVVTPTLPLWETIYDECDQIMVKIDRTLLENICAQHLGHPLRKPLEFSLGLTMSSQGGVSWQALVSYLVSELEHQSPMLASSLVAAQIEHLLVTTLLMIQPNNYRDELVSPPQSIAPRHVRRVEEYIDAHADRELTVGDLAAHANVSTSALFAGFREFRNTTPMAYLKSVRMQRVHDELRDPSSADKTVTCIATRWGFHHLGHFGTAYKARFGESPSRTRERAVA, translated from the coding sequence ATGACCCAGGCGTTGATGACGTCGCTGGGAGGGCGCGATGTGCTCTCCCGTTTCACGCTTTTCAATACGCGGGACCTCGACGAGGCCCGCAACCGCGTGGCGGGGGTGTTCTGTCCGCACGACCTGAAGTTCGCCGGCGGCGATAGTCGCGTCAACACGCGAATGCAGCACGCGCCGATTCGCGGCGTGTCGATCAACCGCCTCGGCTACGGTGCGACGGTGGCGATCGACGCGGGCTGCCTGAACGATTTCCTGCTCGTGATGATGCCCTTGTCGGGACATGCCGACGTACGCTGCGGCGGGCTAACGATCCACTCGACGCCGGACCTCGCATCGGTCGTCACGCCCACGCTGCCGCTGTGGGAGACGATCTACGACGAGTGCGACCAGATCATGGTCAAGATCGATCGCACGCTCCTCGAGAACATCTGCGCGCAACACCTCGGCCACCCCCTGCGCAAGCCGCTCGAATTCAGTCTCGGCCTCACGATGTCCAGCCAGGGCGGCGTGAGCTGGCAGGCGCTGGTGTCCTACCTCGTGTCGGAACTGGAGCATCAATCGCCGATGCTCGCGTCCTCGCTCGTCGCGGCGCAGATCGAGCATCTGCTCGTCACCACGCTGCTGATGATCCAGCCGAACAACTATCGCGACGAACTCGTGAGCCCGCCGCAGTCGATCGCGCCACGCCACGTGCGCCGCGTAGAGGAATACATCGACGCCCATGCCGACCGGGAACTGACCGTCGGCGATCTGGCAGCACACGCCAACGTCAGCACCAGCGCGCTGTTCGCCGGTTTTCGCGAGTTCCGCAACACGACCCCGATGGCCTACCTGAAATCGGTGCGGATGCAGCGCGTGCATGACGAACTGCGCGACCCGAGCTCGGCCGACAAGACCGTGACCTGCATCGCGACGCGCTGGGGATTCCACCATCTCGGCCACTTCGGAACCGCCTACAAGGCGAGGTTCGGCGAATCGCCGTCGCGCACGCGGGAGCGGGCCGTGGCCTGA
- the padI gene encoding NADH-dependent phenylglyoxylate dehydrogenase subunit beta: protein MSATPTIAFDAARCDGCGDCMSACASAKSTDGNPAQSRIRIVRDEEAGHWGVAQCRQCGDPRCASVCPAAALAKGDDGIVAWDAERCVNCLICTAGCTFGGIAFSPDEGHIVKCDQCSDQHAGAPQCVAACTRGALRYVTAAKLFNRWGELEDLFVPGLGGCQGCNTELIMRHTLRRVGPNTVLATPPGCIPGMGSVGYNGMLGCKVPVFHPLLTNTASMLTGIRRQHKRKGRNVTALALAGDGGAGDVGFQSLSGAAERGEQILFVCVDNEGYMNTGAQRSGSTTYGAWTATTPIGGSARGKAQDAKNLPLLMMWHGCEYVATASTAFMEDFYAKLEAALDASERGFAYLHLYSPCTSGWRFPSASNIDVARKAVETNFAVLWEYRREHGLRLSRDIDDPLPVIDYLKLLGKFRHLDAAQIAHIERHVAEQAQVLRELAAMRPGEGRKVVGHQSDLMAVDLDQ, encoded by the coding sequence ATGAGCGCGACCCCTACCATCGCCTTCGACGCCGCGCGCTGCGACGGCTGCGGCGACTGCATGAGCGCCTGCGCGAGCGCGAAATCGACCGACGGAAACCCCGCGCAATCGCGGATCCGCATCGTGCGCGACGAGGAGGCGGGGCACTGGGGCGTCGCCCAGTGCCGCCAGTGCGGCGACCCGCGCTGCGCGTCGGTCTGTCCGGCGGCGGCGCTCGCGAAGGGCGATGACGGCATCGTCGCGTGGGATGCCGAACGCTGCGTGAACTGCCTGATCTGCACCGCAGGCTGCACCTTCGGCGGCATCGCGTTCAGCCCGGACGAAGGCCATATCGTCAAATGCGACCAGTGCAGCGACCAGCACGCGGGCGCCCCGCAATGCGTGGCGGCCTGCACGCGCGGCGCGCTGCGCTACGTCACGGCTGCGAAGCTCTTCAACCGCTGGGGCGAGCTCGAGGACCTGTTCGTGCCGGGCCTGGGCGGCTGCCAGGGTTGCAACACCGAGCTCATCATGCGCCACACGCTGCGCCGCGTCGGGCCGAACACCGTCCTCGCGACCCCGCCCGGCTGCATACCGGGCATGGGCTCGGTCGGCTACAACGGCATGCTCGGCTGCAAGGTCCCGGTCTTCCATCCGCTGCTCACCAACACCGCGTCGATGCTCACCGGCATCCGCCGCCAGCACAAGCGCAAGGGGCGCAACGTGACCGCGCTCGCGCTGGCGGGCGACGGCGGCGCGGGCGACGTCGGCTTCCAGTCGCTGTCGGGCGCGGCCGAGCGCGGTGAACAGATCCTCTTCGTCTGCGTGGACAACGAGGGCTACATGAACACCGGCGCGCAGCGCTCGGGCAGCACCACTTACGGCGCGTGGACGGCGACGACGCCCATCGGCGGGAGCGCCCGCGGCAAGGCCCAGGACGCCAAGAACCTCCCGCTGCTGATGATGTGGCACGGCTGCGAATACGTTGCTACGGCCTCCACCGCGTTCATGGAGGACTTCTACGCAAAGCTCGAGGCGGCACTCGACGCGTCAGAACGCGGCTTCGCGTACCTGCACCTGTATTCCCCCTGCACGTCCGGCTGGCGCTTTCCGTCGGCGAGCAACATCGACGTCGCGCGCAAGGCCGTGGAGACGAACTTCGCGGTGCTGTGGGAGTACCGCCGCGAGCACGGGCTCAGGCTCTCGCGCGACATCGACGACCCGCTGCCGGTCATCGACTACCTGAAGCTGCTCGGCAAGTTCCGGCACCTCGACGCCGCGCAGATTGCCCACATCGAGCGGCACGTCGCCGAGCAGGCGCAGGTGCTGCGTGAACTGGCCGCGATGCGTCCGGGCGAGGGCCGAAAAGTAGTTGGACATCAATCTGATTTGATGGCAGTTGACCTGGATCAGTAA
- the padH gene encoding NADH-dependent phenylglyoxylate dehydrogenase subunit epsilon encodes MEQFDYVVLGASHAGLEALRAIRAHDADGSIAVLEREARLPVSPTVLPYVVSGKCAEDRIALRERNWFDAQRVDYRQQATAAALDAARSRLRLADGREIGYGKLLLATGAAPALPPIEGLSDVRFHVLRTLADALALRDVASEAGRSAGRAVVLGAGLVGMHAAENLVRAGARVTIVEMRGQVLPGYFDRAAAARIEAVFRDKGVEVLTGRRVEQLARRGEGCVVLLDGGEAREADLLLVAAGVRPEVSYLAGSAVAVERGIVVDAFMRTAASNVWAAGDVVQTPSFFGDGTPAGGILPDAVEQGRTAGMSMAGDPALRPYPGGVSLNTYGFFGRRALSVGRDAPEQAGPEWAVLVRDGEGAEGYLKLVLRDGRLQGIFGVDVLFDPGIMWELILRRVEIGTRRDALLENPQDTARALMSGLWR; translated from the coding sequence ATGGAACAGTTCGACTACGTCGTGCTCGGTGCGAGCCACGCCGGTCTCGAGGCGCTGCGGGCGATCCGCGCGCACGATGCGGATGGCAGCATCGCGGTGCTCGAGCGCGAGGCGCGCCTGCCGGTGTCGCCGACGGTGCTGCCCTACGTGGTGTCAGGCAAGTGCGCCGAGGACCGCATCGCGCTGCGCGAGCGCAACTGGTTCGACGCGCAGCGCGTCGACTACCGGCAGCAGGCGACCGCCGCCGCGCTCGACGCCGCCCGCTCAAGGCTGCGTCTGGCCGACGGTCGCGAGATCGGCTACGGCAAACTGCTGCTCGCGACCGGAGCCGCGCCGGCGCTCCCGCCGATCGAAGGTTTGTCGGACGTACGCTTTCACGTGCTGCGCACGCTAGCCGACGCGCTCGCGCTGCGAGATGTTGCAAGTGAGGCGGGCCGTTCGGCGGGCCGGGCGGTCGTCCTCGGCGCGGGGCTGGTCGGCATGCACGCGGCCGAGAATCTGGTGCGTGCGGGCGCCCGCGTGACGATCGTCGAGATGCGCGGCCAGGTGCTGCCCGGCTACTTCGACCGCGCGGCCGCGGCGCGCATCGAGGCGGTGTTCCGCGACAAGGGCGTCGAGGTGCTGACCGGCCGCCGTGTCGAACAGCTGGCGCGGCGCGGCGAGGGCTGCGTGGTGCTGCTCGACGGCGGCGAGGCGCGTGAAGCCGATCTGCTGCTCGTCGCCGCAGGGGTGCGGCCGGAAGTCTCGTATCTCGCGGGTTCCGCAGTTGCGGTCGAGCGCGGCATCGTCGTCGACGCGTTCATGCGCACCGCCGCGTCCAACGTCTGGGCGGCGGGCGACGTCGTGCAGACCCCCAGCTTCTTCGGCGACGGCACGCCCGCGGGCGGCATCCTGCCGGACGCCGTCGAGCAGGGTCGCACCGCCGGCATGAGCATGGCGGGCGATCCGGCCCTGCGTCCCTACCCCGGGGGCGTATCGCTCAACACCTACGGCTTCTTCGGCCGGCGCGCGCTGTCGGTCGGACGCGACGCCCCCGAGCAGGCCGGGCCGGAGTGGGCGGTGCTCGTGCGCGACGGGGAGGGCGCCGAGGGCTACCTGAAGCTCGTGCTGCGCGACGGACGGCTGCAGGGCATCTTCGGCGTCGACGTGCTGTTCGACCCGGGGATCATGTGGGAGCTGATCCTGCGCCGCGTCGAAATCGGCACGCGGCGCGATGCGCTGCTCGAAAACCCGCAAGACACCGCGCGTGCGTTGATGTCCGGACTGTGGAGATGA
- the padG gene encoding NADH-dependent phenylglyoxylate dehydrogenase subunit alpha: MNEVAEMTALVADASGRNARACDAAVVKKEPKVLVCDGNEAAAWGVVLSRPDMVAVYPITPQSSLAEYVAQFVADGVLDAELVEAEGEHSVLSVLHGAALAGGRTYTASCGQGLAFMFEPYFRTPNLRLPIVMSIVNRDGITPQCVWGGQQDAMTVREVGWVQLFCETVQEVLDTVVMAYRIAEDRSVMLPVNVNHDGNYLSNGIVRIELPDQGEVDDFLGTPDVNWHAALDPDRPMGVDPLTGGATGPGPALFVGYRRGHCEGMQNALRVIVEVHDEWARRFGRRYAPLVEEYRLDDADHALVTIGSMAGAAKDAVDAARDRGERVGLIRIKTLRPFPVDAMVAALDKVHAVGVVDRAVSYGWNSGPVHQETLAALQYCRHRIPCLSLIGGLAGADLTQTHFERAIAETAKLFDGPCPRTPVWLNAEDR; the protein is encoded by the coding sequence ATGAACGAGGTCGCCGAAATGACTGCGCTGGTCGCCGACGCGAGTGGCCGGAACGCTCGCGCCTGCGATGCCGCCGTCGTGAAGAAGGAACCGAAGGTCCTCGTCTGCGACGGCAACGAGGCGGCGGCGTGGGGCGTCGTGCTGTCGCGGCCGGACATGGTCGCGGTGTACCCGATCACGCCGCAGTCCTCGCTCGCCGAGTACGTCGCGCAGTTCGTCGCCGACGGCGTCCTAGATGCCGAGCTCGTCGAGGCGGAGGGCGAGCACAGCGTGCTGTCGGTGCTGCACGGCGCGGCGCTGGCTGGCGGGCGTACCTACACCGCGAGCTGTGGTCAGGGCCTGGCGTTCATGTTCGAGCCCTACTTCCGCACGCCCAACCTGCGCCTGCCGATCGTCATGTCCATCGTCAACCGCGACGGCATCACGCCGCAGTGCGTGTGGGGCGGCCAGCAGGACGCGATGACGGTGCGCGAGGTCGGCTGGGTGCAGCTCTTCTGCGAGACGGTGCAGGAGGTGCTCGACACCGTCGTCATGGCTTACCGCATCGCCGAGGACCGCTCGGTGATGCTACCCGTCAACGTCAATCACGACGGCAACTACCTTTCGAACGGCATCGTCCGCATCGAGCTGCCGGACCAGGGCGAGGTCGACGACTTCCTCGGCACGCCGGACGTGAATTGGCATGCGGCGCTCGACCCCGACCGGCCGATGGGCGTCGATCCGCTCACCGGCGGCGCCACGGGGCCGGGGCCCGCGCTCTTCGTCGGCTACCGGCGCGGGCATTGCGAAGGCATGCAGAACGCCTTGCGCGTGATCGTCGAAGTGCACGATGAATGGGCGCGGCGCTTCGGTCGCCGCTACGCGCCGCTGGTCGAGGAATACCGGCTCGACGACGCCGACCATGCGCTCGTCACCATCGGCAGCATGGCGGGCGCGGCCAAGGATGCGGTCGATGCCGCGCGCGACCGCGGGGAGCGCGTCGGCCTCATCCGCATCAAGACGCTGCGGCCGTTCCCGGTCGACGCGATGGTCGCGGCGCTCGACAAGGTGCATGCGGTCGGCGTCGTGGACCGCGCCGTGTCCTACGGCTGGAACAGCGGCCCGGTGCATCAGGAGACGCTGGCCGCGCTGCAGTACTGCCGCCACCGCATCCCGTGCCTGTCGCTGATCGGCGGCCTCGCCGGGGCGGATCTGACCCAGACGCATTTCGAGCGCGCGATTGCCGAAACCGCGAAGCTCTTCGATGGCCCCTGTCCGCGCACCCCCGTGTGGCTCAACGCCGAGGATCGATGA
- the padF gene encoding NADH-dependent phenylglyoxylate dehydrogenase subunit delta, which produces MKKQAQPLFDASAIPRTLCPIATEYNRMLPGDWRSMRPVVDRRKCVKCAVCWLYCPVQCVVERAGWFDMNLATCKGCGICARECPQRAIAMVPEEE; this is translated from the coding sequence ATGAAGAAACAGGCGCAGCCGCTCTTCGACGCGAGCGCGATCCCCAGGACCTTGTGCCCGATCGCGACCGAGTACAACCGCATGCTGCCGGGCGACTGGCGCTCGATGCGGCCGGTCGTCGACCGCCGCAAGTGCGTGAAATGCGCGGTGTGCTGGCTGTACTGCCCCGTGCAGTGCGTCGTCGAGCGCGCCGGCTGGTTCGACATGAACCTCGCCACCTGCAAGGGCTGCGGCATCTGCGCGCGCGAATGCCCGCAGCGCGCGATCGCGATGGTGCCCGAAGAGGAATGA
- the padE gene encoding NADH-dependent phenylglyoxylate dehydrogenase subunit gamma, which translates to MFEVRLHGRGGQGTVLAAGILAKALVAEGKHVVAVPQFGFERRGAPVAAYLRASDTPMRAMTNIYAPDCVVCIDSSLPRVVDIFAGLRAGGTLVQASSLAPQDIAVPESVATVAVCDAVGIAREVFGRPITNTVMLAAFARATGLVSIEALASALEETSFRDGGLVQNRRALALGYARTVVYPTPRREAA; encoded by the coding sequence ATGTTCGAGGTGCGATTGCACGGACGCGGCGGCCAAGGCACGGTGCTCGCCGCCGGAATACTCGCGAAAGCGCTGGTCGCGGAGGGCAAGCACGTCGTCGCGGTGCCGCAGTTCGGCTTCGAGCGCCGGGGCGCGCCCGTTGCGGCCTACCTGCGCGCGTCCGACACGCCGATGCGGGCGATGACGAACATCTACGCGCCGGACTGCGTCGTCTGCATCGACTCGTCCCTGCCGCGCGTCGTCGACATCTTTGCCGGGCTGCGCGCCGGCGGCACGCTGGTGCAGGCGAGCAGCCTCGCGCCGCAGGACATCGCGGTGCCGGAGTCGGTCGCGACGGTTGCCGTGTGCGACGCGGTGGGCATCGCCCGCGAGGTTTTCGGGCGCCCGATCACCAATACCGTGATGCTCGCCGCGTTCGCGCGCGCGACCGGCCTGGTGTCGATCGAAGCGCTGGCGAGCGCGCTGGAAGAGACGAGCTTCCGCGACGGTGGCCTGGTGCAGAACCGGCGTGCGCTGGCGCTGGGTTATGCGCGCACCGTCGTCTATCCCACTCCCCGGCGGGAGGCGGCATGA